The bacterium genomic interval TGTATGCCCGCTGGCGCATCACCGACCCGCTGCTGTACTTCCAGCGCCTGCGGGACGAGCGTGGTGCCCAGACCCGCCTCGACGACATCCTCGACGGCGAGACCCGCAACGCCATCGCCAGCTATGACGTGGAGCAGGTGGTGCGCACGAGCAACCGCACGCCCGCCCAGACCGAGGGCGTGCCCGAGGACGAGACCGTGCTCGGCCAGATCGGCAAGGGTCGCGCCGCCATCCGCGACGAGATCCTGGCCAAGAGCAAGGAGCGCACGGCCGACCTCGGCATCGAGATCCTCGACGTGGAGTTCAAGCGCATCAACTACGTGGCCGAGGTGCAGCGCAAGGTGTACGAGCGCATGATCTCCGAGCGCCAGCGCATCGCCGACCGCTTCCGCTCCGAGGGTCAGGGCGAGGCGTTCCGCATTCGCGGCACCAAGGACAAGGAGCTGCTCCGGATCCGCTCGGAGGCCTACCGCAAGGCCCAGGAGATCAAGGGAACCGCCGACGCCGAGGCCACGAACATCTACGCCAAGGCCTACAACCGTTCGGCCGACACGCGGGGCTTCTACGAGTTCCTGAAGACCATGGAAGCGTACCGCACGACCCTCGACGCCGAGAGCGCGCTGGTCCTTTCGACCGATGCGGACATCTACCGTTACCTCAAGACCGACACGGGGCAGTGATGACGAAAACGATCTTCCGCGGGACCGCGCGCCGGCTGGCGCTGCTGGCCGGAGCCCTGCTCCTGTTGGCGGCACCCGCGGCCTGCGCGGCCGACAAGCTGTACATGTGGCAGGTTTCCTCGGAGACCGCCAAGGTGACCATGGTCGGTTCGATCCACGTGGGCAAACCCGACTTCTTCCCGCTGCCCGAGCCCATCGAGCAGGCCTTCGCGGCGGCGCCGGTGCTCGCGGTCGAGGTCGACATGACCGACCAGGCGGTCATCCAGGAATCGATGCTGCTCATGGCGAAGGAAGGCATGCTGCCGGGCGAGGAGACCCTCGAGACCCGCCTTGAGCCCGAGGTGTACGCCCGGCTGGCGAAGGCGGCCGACGAGCGCGGCCTGCCCCTGCCCATGTTCCAGAAGTACAAGCCGGGCATCGTGGCCATGATGCTGGTGATGAACGAGTACCAGCGCCAGGGCTACGACCCGGAGCTGGGCATCGACAAGCACTTCCTCATGGGGGCCCGCAACGACGGCAAGGAGATCCGGCAGCTCGAGAAGGTGGCCGACCAGCTGCACATCTTCCTCGATATCGACGACCGGCTCGACGACGTCATGTTCGCCGAGTTCCTCGACCAGATGGAGGACGTGGACAAGGTCACCGCCGAGATGATCGCCCTGTGGCGGAGCGGCGATGCCGACGGCATGGACCGCTTCCTCCAGGAGCAGATGGGCGACGACCCCGCCATGGCGGAGTTCTACCGCCGGCTCATGGACGACCGCAACGTGGCCATGGCCGACACCATCGCCGGCTGGCTCGCGGGCGACCAGGACATCTTCGTGGTCGTCGGAGCGGGGCACTTCGCGGGGGCGCGGGGCATCATCGCGCTGCTCGAGGCGAAGGGATTGGTGGTCACGCAGGGGGCGCTGTAGCGGGATTCCCCTCATGAACGTGGCGGGCCAGTCGTTTGCGGTGGCGAACGGAAAACTGGCCCGCCACGTTCATGAGGGGAATCCCGCAGCACCGCATCCTGTGACCGCCAAGCCCTTCCCCCCGAACACGTTGGGGTGAAGACGCTCGCGGTTTCCCGACCGTTTCCTGAGCGGGAGCCTCCGACTCTCCCTCCGTCAGGATAGCCTCACGGCGCCCCGTCTGTTTCCCGGCCCGGCCACGGGGCCGGCCCCCGCTCGCACGCTGGTCCCACCCCCCGAGGCCGCCACCCAGGCGGCCGACGGGATGCCCGTCGGTGGGAGGGTTTCGGCCCGACATGCGTGAAGGCCCCGCCTTTCGTTCGCACCGGCGAACGGCGGGGCCTTCATGCATGTCGGGCCGAAGCCCTGCGTCCTACGGCTGCATCCCGGAAGAGCGCAGCCACTCGTAGGCCATCTGGAAGATGTCCGTCGAGGTTCTCAGGCCGAGCTTCTTCTTTATATGCGAACGGTGCACTTCGACCGTGCGCGGGCTGATGTTCATGATCTCGGCGATCTCCGAGATCTCCTTGCCCTGACCGGTCAACTGGAAGAGCTCGAGTTCACGGTTGCTGAGCGCTTCCACCGGCGAGGCGCCGGCGGGCGACTTGCCGGCGCCGAGCTGGTCGACGGCGGCCTGGGTCATCTCGGGCGAGAGATAGGTCTTGCCGTCGAGGACGGCGCGGATGGCGTCGAGAATCTTCTCGGTGCCTTCCTGCTTCATGATGTACCCCTTGGCGCCGGCCTTTAGGCAGCGGATCGCGTAGGTGTACTCGTCGTGCATCGAGACGGCGAGAGTCATGATGTCCGGGTGGTTCTGGCCGATCTCCTTGAGGAGGTTCAGGCCATTGCTGTTCTTCAGCGAGATGTCGACCAGCACCAGATCGGGCTGATCCTGTTTGATCATCTCCATGGCGTCGTGCTGGTCTTCGGCCTCGCCGCAGACCTCGAGATCATCTTCCATGTCGATGAGGGCCCGGATGCCGGACCGGACCAACGGATGGTCGTCGACGATGAGCAGGCGAATCACGTCGCAGCCTTTCTCCATTTGCAACACGCTGTTCACTCCCTTGACGAGGATGAGCGACTTGGGATGCGGAGCGGTGTTTCTCCAAGCCATAAAGTCGGCACTTAGTGCGACTAATGGCAACCCCCTCCCAACGAACGATTCTAACATTAGACTTTTGCAAAAGGGAAGCCCGGGATTCCCACAAACTGAATTAATTGTCAGAAAATAGCAACAATCGTGATAAATCATTTGCCAGGATAGAGTTAAGACGGGCCGGAAAATCGCTATCTAAGTTGACGCCACACAAGGACTTTAAGGATCCCATGAACGCGTCGTGCGGTCTGCCCCTACGGTACTCGGGTTCCCGGGGCGGGTGCAGCAGATATCTGCCCACGAGCGGCATATTCTGATCGATCAGGACCGTGGTCGAGTAGTAAAGCAATCCCCGAGTGCGGTACACGCACGAGCCCCCGATCTTCCGTTCGGCGATGACCAGATCGGACACTCCGCGCTGGACCACATCGGCTACCCCCGCAGCCGCGAGACCATCGATCATCCAGGCGGTGACGGCGTCGAAGGCGGTCCTGATGTGTCCGATGCCGGGCAGGGGGAGGGCCAGGGAGACGATCAGGTTGCCGGGATCGAGGACCACGGCGCAGCCGCCGCCCGGACGCCGGTAGAGGGGGACCCCGTCGCGGGCGATGTTGTCGCCCCGCAGCTCCCGGTCCTGGTGCCCGCCGCGGCCGATGACCACGGCGACCTCGTCATATCGATAGACACGGACCCGGGCGGTGCCGTCCGCCCGGGTCCGTGCCAGCAGGTCGTCGTCCCGGTCCCAGGGCCGGGTGGGCAGTTCCATGGGGCCTACCGCACCTTCCGCGGCGGGTTGATGTGCACCGCCTCGCCCGCGGCCACCTCGGCGGCCTCCATGATGGCCTCGCTGAGGGTCGGGTGCGGATGGATGGTGACCATGATGTCCTCGAGGGTGGCGCCCATCTCGATGGCGAGGGTGCCCTCGGCGATGAGTTCACTGGCCATGGGCCCGACGATGCCCACGCCCAGGACGAGGCCGCTGCGCCGGTCGGCGATGATCTTGACCATGCCGTCGGTGCGGCCGAGGGTGCGGGCGCGACCCAGGGCGCTCAGGGGGAAGCGGCCCACGTCGAAGTCGAGCTCCTGCTCCGCGGCC includes:
- the hflC gene encoding protease modulator HflC; this encodes MNKIILPVVVVLALVVLQSMYVVNEAEQCIITQFGEPVGDPVLTPGLKFKTPFIQKVHRFEKRFLEWDGDPNQLPTRDKRFIWVNMYARWRITDPLLYFQRLRDERGAQTRLDDILDGETRNAIASYDVEQVVRTSNRTPAQTEGVPEDETVLGQIGKGRAAIRDEILAKSKERTADLGIEILDVEFKRINYVAEVQRKVYERMISERQRIADRFRSEGQGEAFRIRGTKDKELLRIRSEAYRKAQEIKGTADAEATNIYAKAYNRSADTRGFYEFLKTMEAYRTTLDAESALVLSTDADIYRYLKTDTGQ
- a CDS encoding TraB/GumN family protein: MTKTIFRGTARRLALLAGALLLLAAPAACAADKLYMWQVSSETAKVTMVGSIHVGKPDFFPLPEPIEQAFAAAPVLAVEVDMTDQAVIQESMLLMAKEGMLPGEETLETRLEPEVYARLAKAADERGLPLPMFQKYKPGIVAMMLVMNEYQRQGYDPELGIDKHFLMGARNDGKEIRQLEKVADQLHIFLDIDDRLDDVMFAEFLDQMEDVDKVTAEMIALWRSGDADGMDRFLQEQMGDDPAMAEFYRRLMDDRNVAMADTIAGWLAGDQDIFVVVGAGHFAGARGIIALLEAKGLVVTQGAL
- a CDS encoding response regulator transcription factor, whose amino-acid sequence is MIRLLIVDDHPLVRSGIRALIDMEDDLEVCGEAEDQHDAMEMIKQDQPDLVLVDISLKNSNGLNLLKEIGQNHPDIMTLAVSMHDEYTYAIRCLKAGAKGYIMKQEGTEKILDAIRAVLDGKTYLSPEMTQAAVDQLGAGKSPAGASPVEALSNRELELFQLTGQGKEISEIAEIMNISPRTVEVHRSHIKKKLGLRTSTDIFQMAYEWLRSSGMQP